The window GGACTGGGACTTCCTCACCGACCGGGCCCGCGAGATCGGCTACGAGACCGGCGTGGCGGGCGGGAAGTTCTTCTTCCGCAAGGCTTCCGGCAGCTCTGGTGGCGGTGGGCTGATGGACGCGGCGGCTTCGATGGTCGGGTTGGGCTCGACGCTGACGTTCAAGGACAACCTGCACACGTTCCTGCCGCGGCTGTCGGCGGCGAACCTGACCCCGGATGTCGAGGTCCGGGTCTGGGACTCGAAAGCGGCCCGGGTCGCGGTGGGCAAGGCCAACTCGGAGACCGGGTCGGTGAAGATCGACGGCCAGCTTCCGGCCACGCTGGCGAACTCGTTCACCGATGGGCTGTCGCTGCCGATCACCATGCCCGCGCCGCCCGCCCTGCCGGGTATGCCCGCGCTGGACATGGGGACCGCGCCGAGCAACACCGCTTATGTCGTGGTCAACCGGCCGATGGGGCGCGGTACGAGCGCGGAGAGCGTCGCGCAGGTGGCGGCGAAGAGTTTGGCGGAGCACGTGTCCAGCACGTTCGCCGAGGCGGAGGGTGACGCCTATGGCGATCCGTCGATCCAGGCGGGCGGCAGCGTGACGATCGCGGGGGTGCCGAAGCAGTTCGCGGGCAAATGGGTTGTGACCAACGCCCGGCACATCTTCGACCCGCTGGAAGGCGGGTACCACACCAAGTTCTTCGTCAGCGGCCGACAGGACCGGTCGCTGCTGCGCCTGGCGTCCTCGGGTGCGAGCCAGCGGGGTCCGTTCGACGGGCTGGTGTGCGCGGTGGTGACCAACGCGAAGGACCCCGACAAAGCCGGCCGGGTGAAGGTCGCGATGCCGTGGCTGTCGCCGAACTACGAGTCGGACTGGGCCCGGGTGGCCCAGGTCGGGGCGGGCAGGCGCAGCGGAGTGCTGTTCCTGCCGGAGGTCGGTGACGAGGTGTTGGTGGGCTTCGAGTTCGGCGACGCGCGGCGCCCGTATGTCCTGGGTGGACTGATCAACGACAACTCCGATTTCGGCCACCTCAAGTCCGCGGTCGACGGTTCCGGGGCGGTGGTCGAGCGTGGCCTCGCCTCGCCCGCGGGCAACCGGCTGCTGTTCACCGACGACCTTCCCCCTGGCCCGCCGGGGAAGGCGCCGCCGAACAAGTCCGAGATCGTGGTGGGCACCAAGGACGACAAGCTCTCGCTGCACATCGACCAGGCGGCCGGGACGGTGAAGCTCGTCTGCGACCCGGCCAAGCCGATCAGCAAGGGCAAGGGCGAGCTGGTCATCGAATGCGGCGCCATGGGTGCGATCACCATCAAGGCAGGCATGGGCGGGATCAACGTGGAGACGACCGGTGCGCTGTCGCTGAAGGGGAAGACGGTCAAGGTCGAGGCAGAAGGGATCACCGAGATCAAGGGCAAGACGGTGAAACTGAACTGATCAAGCTCAACTGTGACTTTAGGACAGGAGTGTGTGATGTCGCAGGACTTCGTCGGTGCCGGGTGGGCGTTCCCGCTCGGCGTCGGATCGCAGGGCGGGATCGCCCTGGTCCGGCGGGAGGTGGAGCTGGAGCAGGCGATGCGGCTGATCCTGGCCACCTACCCCGGCGAGCGGCCGATGCGGCCGGAGTTCGGCAGCCGCATCCGCGACTTCGTGTTCCGCCCGGCCAACATGGAGACCATCGCCGAGCTGTCCCACGAGGTCCGCCAAGCGCTGCTGCGCTGGGAACCCCGGGTCGACGTCGAGAAGGTCGACGTCACCCCGGACCCGTACGCGGCGGGCACGCTCTACATCGACATTCGCTACAAGATCAAGGACACCAACGACCGGCGCAACCTGGTCTTCCCGTTCTACTCCATCCCCGAGGACGGGAGTGACTACTGATGGCGCTGCCGACCCCCAACCTCGACGACCGCCGTTTCCAGGACCTGGTCGACGACGCGAAGCGCATGGTGATGCGCCGCTGTCCTGAGTGGACCGACCACAACGTCTCCGACCCCGGGGTGACCCTGATCGAGACGTTCGCGTTCATGACCGATCAGCTGCTGTTCCGGCTCAACCAGGTGCCCGACCGGCTCTACGTCAAGTTCCTCGACATGATCGGCCTGCGGCTGATCCCGGCCACCCCGGCCCAGGTTCCGGTGACGTTCTGGCTGTCCGCGCCCGCGATCACCACGGTGGGGATCCCGCTGGGCACCTCGGTCGCGACGATTCGCACCGAGGTCGACGAGTCAATCGTCTTCTCGACCACACGCGACTTGTCGATCATCCCGTGCTCGCTGCACGCCGTAGGGACCTGGCGCCACGGCGAGGACGAGCCGACGCTGCGCACCGAGGAACTCCGGATGGGGGAGCGGTTCCCGGCGTTCACCGATGTGCCCGTGCCCGGCGATGTGCTGCTCGTCGGCCTGACCGCGGCCGTCCCGAACTGCGTGGTGCGGCTGGATGTCGACGCGACCGTCGAGGGCTACGGCGTGCACCCCGACCACCCGCCGCTGGTGTGGGAGGCGTTCAACGGCACCGAGTGGGTCGAGTGCCTGGTCAGCCGCGACGCGACCGGCGCGCTCAACGTCGACGGCGAAGTGCTGGTGCACGTGCCGTCCGACCACGAGACCGCCGTGTTCGGCGACGAGCCAGGGGGCTGGCTGCGCGCCCGGGTGATCGAGGTCGACGAGGAGTACCCGAAGTACCGGACCGCGCCGATCATCGCCGGTCTCGCGGCGAGCACCGTCGGTGGAACCGTCGTGTCCGGGCACTGCGACGTCATCGAGGACGAGGTCCTCGGGCTGTCGGAAGGCGTGCCGGGACAGGAGTTCCTGGTCGAACACGGGCCGGTCGTCGGTGAGGCCATCCTGGAGGTGACTTCGGAGGACGGGTGGCAGCCCTGGACCCAGGTCCAGCACTTCGCGGCGAGCACCCCGGAGGACAGCCACTACCTGCTCGACGCCGTCACCGGAACCATCCACTTCGGACCCGCGATCCGCGAGCCGGACGGCGGGCTGCGGCAGTACGGGGCCGTTCCGCCGCATGGCGGCACGATCCGGCTGCGCCGCTACGCGGTCGGCGGTGGACGGGTCGGCAACGTCGGCGCGGGCGCGATCCGGACCCTCAAATCGTCCATCCCGTTCGTGTCGGGCGTGGAGAACCTGGAGAGCGCGTCCGGCGGTGTCGACGGGGAGACCGTCGAGCAGGCCAAGGCGCGCGGGCCGATCCTGCTGCGCACCCGAAGTCGTGCGGTCACCGCGGAGGACTACGAGGCGATCACCCAGGAAGCCGCGCCGGACATCGCCCGCGTCCGCTGCGTGACCGCGGGCGACGACGACGTCGACGCCGGATCCGTTCGGGTGCTGGTCGTCCCCGCGGCCGCCCAGGTGGACAACCGGATCACCTTCGCGGATCTGGTTCCCGGCGAGGACACGCTGACGCGCATCACCGACCGGCTCGACGAGGTGCGGCTCATCGGCACCAGAGTCCTGGTCTCGCCGCCGAAGTACCGCGGTGTCACCGTCGTGGCCAGGGTCATCGCCCGCCCGCGCGTCGACCGCGCCCGGGTCCGCGCGGATGCTTTGGCCGCGTTGTACGGGCACCTCAACCCGATCACCGGCGGACCGGACGGACGCGGCTGGCAGTTCGGCAGGCCCGTGCAGGCCGGAGACGTCTACGCGCTGCTGCAACGGGTTCGCGGCGTCGACATGGTCGAGGACGTGCGGCTCTTCGGCGCGAACCCGGTGACCGGCGAGCGCGGCGAGGAAACCCAGCGGCTCGACGTCGACCGGTACAGCCTGGTGTTCAGCTACGAGCACCACGTGAAGGTGGAGGAACACTGATGCGCGGGCTCGTGCCTGGCCTGGTGACCGCGGCGCCCATGCTGGAGATGCTGCCCGCGGTGTACCAGGAGGACCCGTTCACCGAGCGGTTCATGGCGGGCTTCGACGACGTCGTCGCGCCCGTGCTGGCCACCCTGGACTGCCTGGTGGAGTACTTCGACCCGCTGCTGGCGCCCGAGGACTTCCTGGAGTGGCTGTCAGGCTGGGTCGGCATCGAACTCGACGAGGGCTGGCCCATCGAACGGCGCCGGGCGGTCGTCGGGACCGCGGTGGAGATGTACCGCATGCGCGGCACGGTGGCGGGCCTGCGGGCGAACCTTGAGGTCCTGACCGGCGGAAACGTCGAGATCGCGGACAGCGGCGGCGTC is drawn from Actinokineospora alba and contains these coding sequences:
- a CDS encoding putative baseplate assembly protein yields the protein MALPTPNLDDRRFQDLVDDAKRMVMRRCPEWTDHNVSDPGVTLIETFAFMTDQLLFRLNQVPDRLYVKFLDMIGLRLIPATPAQVPVTFWLSAPAITTVGIPLGTSVATIRTEVDESIVFSTTRDLSIIPCSLHAVGTWRHGEDEPTLRTEELRMGERFPAFTDVPVPGDVLLVGLTAAVPNCVVRLDVDATVEGYGVHPDHPPLVWEAFNGTEWVECLVSRDATGALNVDGEVLVHVPSDHETAVFGDEPGGWLRARVIEVDEEYPKYRTAPIIAGLAASTVGGTVVSGHCDVIEDEVLGLSEGVPGQEFLVEHGPVVGEAILEVTSEDGWQPWTQVQHFAASTPEDSHYLLDAVTGTIHFGPAIREPDGGLRQYGAVPPHGGTIRLRRYAVGGGRVGNVGAGAIRTLKSSIPFVSGVENLESASGGVDGETVEQAKARGPILLRTRSRAVTAEDYEAITQEAAPDIARVRCVTAGDDDVDAGSVRVLVVPAAAQVDNRITFADLVPGEDTLTRITDRLDEVRLIGTRVLVSPPKYRGVTVVARVIARPRVDRARVRADALAALYGHLNPITGGPDGRGWQFGRPVQAGDVYALLQRVRGVDMVEDVRLFGANPVTGERGEETQRLDVDRYSLVFSYEHHVKVEEH
- a CDS encoding phage baseplate assembly protein V, whose amino-acid sequence is MPGGSSTGIVMPAILVGHPVGIPMMPNHSQLLIRAVVDTHLHLPDMFELTFLDNAGTFLDDSGLRIGSVVEIKANRAGSTDTKSLITGEVTAVEALCQDSMILTVVRGYEKAHRLQRARRTRTFVNMKDSDIASQVARDAGLRIGTVDATTTAHDHIAQVSQTDWDFLTDRAREIGYETGVAGGKFFFRKASGSSGGGGLMDAAASMVGLGSTLTFKDNLHTFLPRLSAANLTPDVEVRVWDSKAARVAVGKANSETGSVKIDGQLPATLANSFTDGLSLPITMPAPPALPGMPALDMGTAPSNTAYVVVNRPMGRGTSAESVAQVAAKSLAEHVSSTFAEAEGDAYGDPSIQAGGSVTIAGVPKQFAGKWVVTNARHIFDPLEGGYHTKFFVSGRQDRSLLRLASSGASQRGPFDGLVCAVVTNAKDPDKAGRVKVAMPWLSPNYESDWARVAQVGAGRRSGVLFLPEVGDEVLVGFEFGDARRPYVLGGLINDNSDFGHLKSAVDGSGAVVERGLASPAGNRLLFTDDLPPGPPGKAPPNKSEIVVGTKDDKLSLHIDQAAGTVKLVCDPAKPISKGKGELVIECGAMGAITIKAGMGGINVETTGALSLKGKTVKVEAEGITEIKGKTVKLN
- a CDS encoding phage tail protein encodes the protein MRGLVPGLVTAAPMLEMLPAVYQEDPFTERFMAGFDDVVAPVLATLDCLVEYFDPLLAPEDFLEWLSGWVGIELDEGWPIERRRAVVGTAVEMYRMRGTVAGLRANLEVLTGGNVEIADSGGVAWSRDPAAGLPGEASPRLAVRVRVEDPEAAPLDLVEAAVAAAKPAHVVHRVEVGSR
- a CDS encoding GPW/gp25 family protein; this encodes MSQDFVGAGWAFPLGVGSQGGIALVRREVELEQAMRLILATYPGERPMRPEFGSRIRDFVFRPANMETIAELSHEVRQALLRWEPRVDVEKVDVTPDPYAAGTLYIDIRYKIKDTNDRRNLVFPFYSIPEDGSDY